CTGGGTCTTGCAGAGAGTTCTGGACGCGGTGGAAGAGCACCTGGCCCAGCTGGTACATGGTTTGGAAGATGTTCTGCATGGAGTAGATCCTGCCCGCCTCCGcgaggagggggagcggggcacTGCGCGCGGGCAGGGGACACACGTCTGGCCTGGGGTGCACACAGAGTCACGCCTGTTATTTCCTGGCCTCGTACAGCGTCGGCATAGCCTGGCGTTTGGCAGCGCCCTTCatcccttcagcagctccaagCATCTCTGGGCAATGCTATCAGCACTCAGACGCCCGCGTCACCAGGTGGGACAacccccaccagcagcccccaggctcAGAGGCAGTCGCCTGACTCTTCTGAAGCTAACCATGGCTGTgtgatcatagaaccatagagtgtgttgggttggaagggacctttaaagatcacctagtccaacccccctgcagtaaacaggggcatctttaactagatcagattgctcagagcctcatcaagcctgaccttgaatgtctccaggacaGACATTCCAGGAGAAGATCACCAGACCTTCACCAGCTGCTCTCACAGGGGTTGCAgaaggcagctctcctgccaccCAGGACAACCCTGGACTTTTAAGGGGAAAGGTGGCTCTGCCCTGGGATTAAGTTAGAGACAATTTCTCCACTGGAGAGACtctggagcccaaagccatgagCAGAGGGTCATTATCACCATGCTACTGCTCACAAGCTATGCTCAAAGAGCTGAAAAGCAAATATGCTCTCATCCCGCCCTGTCTGGAAGGCACCACAAGTTTCAACAACCCTTGTAGAAACCCGGTTAAGCCCTGGTGCCTTGCTTGCCAGCCGTCACTTGCCCGTAGCCCCCAGCATTGGGCCAtgctggtgctggagcaggagagcacATTGCAAAGCACTGAGAGGAAGATGGGCAGAGTCAGGGAGACCAGGAGAAGCCAGGGCAAGCAGTGAGGTCTTCTTGGCCCAGTGGCCAGGTAAGGACCGACAGCGCTCCCAGCCTGCTGCGAGAGGGGACAAGTTCTCCCACGAGCATCTCAGCAGACAGCTCATCACCCTGGGGACCTTCAACGCTGCCTGGCACAAACCTCTCTGACACCAGAAGCCTTGCCCCAATCTGGACACCCCCCCACCTTGAGGCAGTGACACCAGAGAGCATCAGAGCATCACGGACGACGGGAGATGCTGATCCCCACCCGCTCCGGGCAGCTTTGACTCATGCTCACCGCTCATGGCTGTACAAGGCTAGTTGGGCACAGTCGCTTGGAGTCCTCTCTCGCCGCGACCTGCTGCTGTGATGGCCCTGTTGGCATCAAACACAACCGCATTAGCGCAGAGACCCTGCACAGGGTGAGCCCAGCCCCATGGTCTGTAGTGCCAGGAGCCCACCTGCATGGAGAAAGCACTCCCTGGTGGGAGTAATGCTCCACCATGAGCCCCAACGAGCTGATGGTGGAGCGGGTGGGGAGACATGGTCAGAGCAGGGTGAGGGTCACCATCAAGGACCCTCCTGATCTGACCTCTATTCGGATCAAAAATCCTCAGCTTAAGGCATCCGGGAATGGCTCTTGAATCTCAGGGAGGTGAAAGCCCTTGAGAAGGCAGACCAGCAGGTCCAGCAGCCAAACCAAGCCTTTGCCTGCCCATGTCAGAGTCCTCTCTTTGAACTAGTTTCACACAAGGTTAAAAATCTGTCATCCAAGAGAAACAGTGGTTGAAAAGGGGcttcaaaagcagcagaaggaggtTGTGGGGGGGTTGCACCTACCTCAGCCTATCTCCTGCTCACAAAATGCAGTAAGAGATCTGGCTTGAACTGATGTCCCAGCATGTAGGTGTGTTCTGGTTATGGGACAGAAAAAATTCCACCACCCCTACACCCTCACTCCTAGGACCTCTTAGGACGAGACAGCACTCCTGAAGATGAATTCTGGCTTGGGCTGATAACAGACCTCTGGAGAAACCCAACGCTAGTATTGCTCCCCCTTCCCACCACAGGCAACCCCTGTCGGCTCTCAATACAGTACCAATCGTCTGCGTTTCTGGGAGTTTGATCTGCTGTCTCCGTGCAGAAAAGGGAGCTCCCTGAGGTGGGTGGGCTGCGCAGAGGAGTCCGGGGACATGTGCACCACGACAGAGGGGACCTTTCTTTGCTGGTTCAGCAGGATGGGCCTCAAACTGGCATCTGATATTTCtagagagaggaaagagggaagaattaAACCAACATGAATGCCCTCAGGACAGGAAAGAAGAGCGAGCCGCTCATGTAGGAGAACCAACCCTGTGTCTGTTGTTACCAGACGTACATCAAAAACCACGTCCCACAGGTGcgagcagcaggacagcccggaGAGGCATGGACTGGAAAGCAACCGGATGCATTGCTCCAGGAAAACAAGGTTTGGGAGCTGTTTTTTGAAGAGACGGGGCCAGATGTTTCTGCATCCCAAAGCAGGGACCCTACCAAAGGTCAAGAGGGAACTGGAAGAGATGTGGAGGGAGACGCTTCCACATTTTGCTCCTCACCTTTTGGAGCTAAGACCCCTCCTGCCTTCTGTTGGTCACCTTTGCCCACCTCTCCGCAAGCATCTCTCCACTATCCTGCCCTACCTTCCAGAAGAAAGCTAACTACAATATCTGCCCCTGTCCTCTCCTCTTGCAAAGCAAACCACTGGGGACTTTATAAAGGGATCCTATTCCCTAGGATGTTGTAGAGCCCCACCAACCTTCAGCCACCTCAAAAGACAACCCAGGACATTACCTGCAAGAGAAATCCTATCAGGGATGTGCATCCGAAAGGAAGGAGGGACATCCTCTGTCACCGGCTCCTTATCCACAGGGCTGAAGCCATCTGCTACCTTCAGCCTGTTGGGAACCTGCATCCTTTGATTGAtggcttctgtgaagagcaggtcACAGCGGACTCGGTTCAGGTCCAGTCCCCAAAACggccacatcttttttttttttttattatttcctcagATTTTTTGAGCACCCTGGGGTTTCacacagaggagaagaaagctgAGCGAAAGCGGTAGCAAGCAGCTCTTCCAAACCAGCACCTGCACGGGGATAACACACGTGGTATAAGACAGCTAAAATACAGCCAGAAACAACCTAAAAGACAGACACCATCAGAGTTGTCCTGGAGAAAGGGGTTGTTCCACGAAGCCCAGATGGTGGGAGCAAGGGGCTGCTGCGGGTGGGAATTCCTGGCTGGCAAGGTGAGGAAACTCCTACGTGTCCTGGGAGCAAATCATGAGCTTAGCACCCATTGCCTCAATTCATAGCAAAGAAAGGACAATAGTTCAGCACACCAGTGGGAGAAGAGCAGTTCAGCGTACCCTAAAaactagtggggaaaaaaaataataatattttccataCAGAAGTAAAGTTTTTTGGAGGGCTGGGAGCACATTTTTTGCGTTCATacacctttggggaaaaaattaggttttctaaaaacaaaacacgACTTTTGGTGATAAGATTCCAGGTTACCACAGGAAAAACTGAGCGCCGGACCCTTTCTCCACACACGCTTTCACTGCAGTATCCCCCAGGGCCATACCCCATTCCCCACCCGATCCAGCACCCGTCTCCTCGAGTGACCGGTGCCAAGGTGGAGTTTGCCCCAAGCAGAGCTGCCAGATGCTGAACCCTCCtcccagaggagaaagaaaagcacacaTCAGCTCGGCCAGGCCAGCGCCGGCTCGGCTCTCTCCCAGGAGGGGACCGGCACCGAGGAGGACACAGTCCCCAGCTCTCGCTGCTCCTGGGGCAGCCGACAGCAGGAGCAGGACATGGGACACGGACACTCCCTAGGCCTTTGCAGCTGCTCAGGACACACAACtgtcccgtgcctcagtttcccctttgcCAAGTCCCGGGGCTTTGAGAAGCCCTCTGGGGCCACAACGTCCCAACGCTTTCACTGAGCAATGCGAGCAGAGGGCAATCAATGTATATTTTTGAGAGAGGAGCCCCCAAAATAACCACCTTCCTGGCTCCCACTCTTTATTCTTTCTCAAAAAGCTGCAGCCAAGGAGAAAACCCCAAAAAGCGAGGGCTGCTAGACCCCAGACggaccccagcgctgccccagtgTCCCACATGCACGCACAGCCCCTCCGCACCCTTCTTACTGTCACCTTTTGAGCTCGCCATGCCCAAAAAGGTCCCCCTTTGCTTCCAGGTCAAAATCTCCACCGTAAGAGGGACcacctgccccagcacagcccaaacagccagaggaaggagaggtttttcctcttccaaagcTCAAGAGGGTGAAACGGGAGGAGGCGAGCGAGCGGGAGCGTGCAGGGGCCCTGCCTTCTTAGATCACGTCCGGGGACTATATTTAGCCGCCGGGTCTCTGACGCCGCGTTTCCAGCCCACCAGGCTGCTCCCCGccggcagcagccagggctgccccccaccacccccctcgcTGCTGCTTCTCGGGGTGCTTCGGACCCTCtcgcctgccccagccccctgccaccccctgggATAACACCCAGGGAGAGGGGaatccctggggagcagcaccaCCTCCCAAAGCCCGAAGGACCACGGGAGACGCGGCTCTCGAGCCACCGATCCCGTCCCCTGCGGCAGCCGGGCCCTGTAACGCCAGGAACACGAGGGCGGCAGAACCGGCTCCACGTCCGCAATAACCAGCGCTTCCAGTGGTCACCTGCCTCACgctgctctctgctcctcctctgtcATTAAAAACCTTTTAATTAGAGAGACACAAATTTGCCCGGCATCAGCCGCGGCCATTTCCTGCTCCCAGCCGCGCAGAGATGAGATCCCCGTCTCCGCAACTGGGTCTGCCCCAGAGGCGCTGCCGGAGACATGGTGTGCGGGGGCACAGCAGCCCCCCTGCTGCCCCACACCTTCTCCACCACCCGGCCCAGACCCAACACTGGCACGGGTGACACCAACCCACGGGTGACACCAACCCACAGGTGACACAACACACCTGCACCCCGCTTCTCCCCAAAACCTCAAAGAAAGAGGATTTTTGCAGGAACCCCCCAGCTCGGGAGCGGGGCAATAAGTCCTGGGACGGTCCCAAAGCGGTGTCAGTCCAACGGGAGAAACCTGTGTCAGACGCCCAGCCCCACAACCCAACCACCGTGGAGACCATCAGGTTTCTCCTTCACATTTTTGATGCTTTAGAGGAGCAACCGCCCTGTGTTGCTTTCTCAGCCTGCTCTCCGGGAAACCAGCatatattaataacaataaatctGGAGAGGGCAGACTGGTTCATTTTGTAATCACCTGTGAAAGCGCTGCAGCTCccaaagagcagagggaagggaggggagggagaagcaggcTCAGAGACACTAAGCTAttaagaagagaggaaaaaaaaaaaataaaaaaaatcatctgtcaaAACCCATAAGAACAAAATGCTTAAGTGGCTGGATTTCCTCCTTTAACTTTCTTTAGGGCTTTTTCTAGCTATTGCCAAGCAAACCCCTCCTCGCCGGCGGAAGAAAACCGCTTCTCAGCCTCTGCTTTGGCACTTCTCCTCCCATTTGCAGCGACGGGGAATTTCCGGCACACTTAAGCCCGGGAGTAAGTAGGTTGAAGACCCGCAAGCCAGGAAAACCTGCCCTGGGGTGGGAAACCCcacaacctccctctccccatccctccccaggcCAGGATGCTCCATAGCTCCGTAGGAGGCAGGCGGGGGTACCAGCCCGGTCCAGCACCCCCCCGTCCCCACCTCCCaggatggggtgctggggggagcagccCTCTGCTAGAGGGCCCGACCCCGCTCACGGCTCTGTCCTTCAGTTTGGGGCTGTACGTTGTCACGACAGGGAAGGGAACGGGGTTTTGTCACCtcctgccgcccgccgccgcccccaaGCCGCAGAGCCGGGGCGACCCCTCCGCCCCCCGCGTCCCCTGGGCTCGGCCGAGGGATGCGCTGAGGAGCGGAGCACCAGGGACCCCGGACGCAGCACCCCGGCTCTGACcacggcgtggggggggggggggggggggcgtggggggggaagcggagaaacTTGGGCCAGGGGACACGCGTGAGAGGAGCCCCCCACTCGCGGGGTGGGAGGAGGgacgggagcggggctggggggcggctcCGGGAcacggcggggtgggggggggggtctcccatGCCCTCCCGGTGCGGCATCCCGCCCCTCGTCCCCCAGGGTCCCGCTGCCGGACGCGctcccccgccggggccgccggcaGAGCCCCGTCCCGTTCCCGGCACCCACCGGCTTTGGGGCTGGCCgagccggggcggggtggggtggggagtgggggcacttactttttattttttgcagtccAAGGCTACCGTGGGACCTGTAAACAGCCGCGCCCGCTGCCAGCGGGGGCGGATtgtccccgtcccgccccccccggcagcccgcccgccgcccttAAAGCCGCAGCCGGGCTAATTAACGAGCTCATCAGCGCGGCGCCCCCCCGTGGGCAATGGGAACacccccgccctccccgggcAGGTCAGCCTCTCCCAGCACCGACCAAGTTTGCCGGAGCGAAGGGATGGCTCTTGCCAGGGGTAAAACCGGGGGACAGAAGCAAAGGTTGGGGCATCACCCCCCCGGTCCCCACGCACAGGGGCGTTCGCAGGGAAACCAACCCAGGCTGCCAGGTGAGGCCTCAGCCCACCTCCTCTTGGCACTgcccctggcagccccagccccagcatgtCCCTGTGCCACCCTGGCAGCCCGGGCAGGAGCGGAGATGGCGGCCATCCAAGCGCCGGGCTGTGCCAGAGCTCATCTCTCCTGCCTCTCAGTGGAGTACCCAGCGATAAAACGATCCGTTTGGGATGAACGACGGTTTTAAACACTTCTGAATGGGCACAGAGTCCAAGACCTGACCGTAAAAATCTCGTTTCGAAAGGGCTTAAAATAAATCCCACGCTGCCCTAGTCTTGCTATTTAAAGGGGATTATCTAAGAGGTTTAGGAGCACACAGAGGAACAGCAAGGCAACTTGTGCACCTAAATCCCCTCAAAGACCTTAGGAAATCCCTCCGCGCTTCACCTACCGACTGCTCAGGGCCCACAGGACAAACCCCCGCTCCCACCGAGGGGTGCACCAAACGCCCAGGGAAGTCAAAGGCTCCTGTCAGATGTGTGGGGTTcattcccagccccacagcagcacaCGCTCCATCCCCAGGCATGGTCCCCTCCTCACTGGGGACTGTGCTGCAGCCGTGCCCGGGGTGGGTATTGGTGCCATCATCCCACAGCTGCCTCCATCGCTCCTCAGAgctgagccccagcacccccgcgaGATGGAAATCCAGCTGTGCCCAGTGAGACATCCCCCCTGTGGGAAAAAGACACCCTGCGCCACTCAGACAGTGagggttttttaataaatacctttttttttttgcacagaaataTACCAAGTTTTACAGAATACAAACTGCAGGGATAATGACCGAGCATCAgagacagaggatgcagagagcCCTTCTGTCTCCCTccgtttttttttccaggctctgaCCCCGACGCTCGCTATCAGGTCTTCCCATAACCCCGATTTGCTAAGGCTGAAAGGCAGAATAAAGGCCTGGGAGGGGACagacaaggtgccagcagccgcaGACCCCTCGTGTCCTGCCCCAGGGACGGCCACGCTGGGCGAGCCTCAGCTCTGGGCTCTCCTGCTGTGAGAGCATCGCTGGGACGGAGCGGGGAGCAGGCAGCCGATGGACGTACAATAGCCTTTCAGTGCTGGTGGAGAGACTGGTGCTGGGGTGAACACCGAGGGGTGGCAGTGCTGGGAGTTTCTGGGCTActcctggggggggtgggggggtggggggggtggtgttcGTGAGCACAACCCCCTTTTTAACCCATCAGACATGACTGGGAAAGGACAGCCCCGTTGCTTCAACCCCGAAAGCAGCTGCCCAGGAAAAGGGGACACTCTGGTCTCACAGCAAAGCAcctggctcagccctgccctggccccaCAACTACCCGGTGGTCGGGCGCATCAGAGTTTGGTGCTGCTCCCGACCCACCAGCATCACCGTGTCGTGGCATGGTCAGTCCCCCCTCACCTCCACAGCCACCTCTGTCAGCAGGCCCTCCACACCATGGCCACGGCCACCAAGCACTCTGCCCACCAGAGGGGTCTGCGCGAGAGAGGGGTCTCACGTTCCCCTTCACCTGCTCTGGAGGACAGAGCCCCAAAGAGAGCGGCCAGGCAGGATGAAGAGGTTGGGAGAGGGGACGTTTGGCCCATCCGCAGTCTCCCTGTGCCGGCATCCCACCTCTGGGGCAGACACCAGACAGGCCACACTCCAGGAAAAAGAAGCACCCCCACCACTTAAAGCCATGGGACCACCTTTGGCTCGAGGTCAGAGATGGCCCCATCAGCCAGCTCCACCACAGCCAGACCTCCAGCTGCCCGGCACACCACAGCGGGAAAGCGGAGACCATCAGGAAAAGGACCTGCTACTCCAAAGTCACTTACCTCACAAACACACGAGCCTTTCCCCCTTTCCAAAGGGATCTAGGAGATCAGAGAGCACCTCCCTGACCGATCCTCCCTGATCTCCAGACAGCAAATATCACTACAGGCACCGCAGGATGGACCGG
The sequence above is drawn from the Rissa tridactyla isolate bRisTri1 chromosome 9, bRisTri1.patW.cur.20221130, whole genome shotgun sequence genome and encodes:
- the FATE1 gene encoding fetal and adult testis-expressed transcript protein isoform X1 is translated as MWPFWGLDLNRVRCDLLFTEAINQRMQVPNRLKVADGFSPVDKEPVTEDVPPSFRMHIPDRISLAEISDASLRPILLNQQRKVPSVVVHMSPDSSAQPTHLRELPFLHGDSRSNSQKRRRLGHHSSRSRRERTPSDCAQLALYSHERPDVCPLPARSAPLPLLAEAGRIYSMQNIFQTMYQLGQVLFHRVQNSLQDPVPSSSQEAGPAPESTLEEVGMAEMAAMRKQLTRISQRLCVLEEQCNAWRQKEALVYSVLISACLINTWLWLRR
- the FATE1 gene encoding fetal and adult testis-expressed transcript protein isoform X2, with amino-acid sequence MWPFWGLDLNRVRCDLLFTEAINQRMQVPNRLKVADGFSPVDKEPVTEDVPPSFRMHIPDRISLAEISDASLRPILLNQQRKVPSVVVHMSPDSSAQPTHLRELPFLHGDSRSNSQKRRRLGHHSSRSRRERTPSDCAQLALYSHERSQEAGPAPESTLEEVGMAEMAAMRKQLTRISQRLCVLEEQCNAWRQKEALVYSVLISACLINTWLWLRR